One genomic segment of Ricinus communis isolate WT05 ecotype wild-type chromosome 3, ASM1957865v1, whole genome shotgun sequence includes these proteins:
- the LOC8283124 gene encoding translocon at the outer membrane of chloroplasts 64 has translation MGSNPANLWVLLGLGIAGILLVTKKLKKVIREDFGAFVQKLQLLPPPPPAPPKAPHPLTGLTFAVSDVFDIEGYVTGFGHPDWARTHEAASQTSLVVSALVEGGATCIGKTVVDELAYSINGENEHYGTPTNPAVPARVPGGSSSGAAVAVAANLVDFSLGVDTVGGVRVPAGFCGIIGFRPSYGAIPNTGILPISASLDTVGWFARDPNVIRRVGHLLLQLPFGVQRNPKQIIIADDCFQLLKIPVDRIAQVVIKSTEKIFGRQVLRHEILEDVLFSRVRSLKLLHDQKTNGELRTSSIRLLANIMRLLHRYEFRHNHEEWINIEKPNVDHNISAQIHEIVDIPDTEIEIFKSIRQEMRAAINSLLKDDGILVIPTTAHLPPKLGGKDMLSEDYQILLFSLLSIASLSGCCQVTIPLGLYEKCPVSVSFIARHGGDRFLMDTVQNMYSSLQEQVDMLAKPKSHTSDNQERSAEMAKEKGNQAYKEKQWQKAISYYTEAIKLNGKNATYYSNRAAAYLELGSFLQAEADCTKAINLDKKNVKAYLRRGTAREMIGYYKEAIEDFQYALVLEPTNKRAALSAERLRKMFQ, from the exons ATGGGTTCTAATCCAGCTAATTTATGGGTGCTACTGGGGCTTGGAATTGCTGGAATTTTGTTAGTAAccaaaaaattgaagaaagtAATAAGAGAAGATTTTGGTGCTTTCGTTCAGAAGCTTCAGCTTCTTCCTCCGCCTCCTCCCGCTCCTCCCAAAGCTCCTCATCCCCTTACGGGTCTTACCTTTGCTGTCTCCGAcgt ATTTGATATTGAAGGGTATGTCACTGGATTTGGTCATCCAGATTGGGCGAGGACACATGAGGCAGCTTCTCAGACATCTCTTGTGGTTTCTGCTCTTGTTGAGGGAGGTGCCACTTGCATAGGGAAAACTGTTGTGGATGAACTAGCTTATAG TATCAATGGAGAAAATGAGCATTATGGTACACCCACCAATCCTGCAGTGCCTGCACGTGTACCAGGGGGATCCTCCAGTGGAGCTGCTGTTGCTGTAGCTGCTAATCTTGTTGACTTCTCTTTAG GTGTTGATACAGTTGGTGGTGTAAGAGTACCTGCTGGATTTTGTGGCATTATAGGATTCAGACCCTCATATGGAGCCATCCCTAACACAGGAATTTTACCTATTTCAGCAAGTCTGGACACTGTTG GGTGGTTTGCCAGAGATCCTAATGTCATCCGCCGTGTTGGACATTTGCTCTTGCAATTGCCATTTGGAGTTCAGCGTAATCCAAAGCAAATTATAATTGCTGATGATTGTTTTCAACTGTTGAAGATTCCTGTGGACAGGATTGCTCAGGTGGTCATTAAATCCACTGAAAAGATTTTTGGAA GACAAGTGTTGAGGCATGAAATTCTTGAGGATGTCCTCTTTTCTAGAGTTCGTAGTTTGAAACTGTTACATGACCAGAAAACAAATGGTGAACTTAGAACTTCTTCAATAAGATTGCTTGCAAATATAATGCGGCTTCTACACAG ATACGAATTCAGACATAATCATGAGGAGTGGATTAATATTGAGAAGCCTAATGTTGACCATAATATCTCAGCACAAATACATGAAATCGTGGACATTCCAGACACAGAGATTGAAATCTTTAAATCAATTAGGCAGGAAATGCGCGCAGCTATCAATTCACTTTTGAAG GATGATGGGATTCTAGTGATCCCTACAACTGCTCATCTTCCTCCAAAACTTGGTGGCAAGGATATGCTTTCGGAGGACTaccaaattcttttatttagcCTATTGAGTATTGCTAGCCTATCAGGCTGCTGTCAG GTCACAATTCCACTGGGACTCTATGAAAAGTGTCCTGTTTCAGTCTCCTTCATAGCCAGGCATGGGGGTGATCGATTTTTAATGGATACTGTACAGAACATGTATTCATCTCTACAAGAGCAGGTTGATATGCTTGCAAAGCCAAAGTCTCATACTTCAGATAATCAGGAAAGATCTGCTGAGATGGCTAAAGAAAAG GGCAACCAAGCATATAAAGAAAAGCAGTGGCAGAAGGCTATTAGCTATTATACTGAAGCTATTAAATTGAATGGCAAAAATGCAACATATTATAGTAACAGAGCTGCAGCCTATCTTGAACTGGGGAg TTTCCTTCAAGCTGAGGCTGATTGTACCAAAGCTATCAACCTTGATAAGAAG AATGTGAAGGCCTATTTGAGAAGAGGCACAGCGAGAGAGATGATTGGTTACTATAAGGAGGCCATTGAAG ATTTCCAATACGCGCTGGTGCTTGAGCCAACTAATAAAAGAGCAGCTCTTTCTGCTGAAAGGTTAAGGAAGATGTTTCAATAG